In the genome of Cucurbita pepo subsp. pepo cultivar mu-cu-16 unplaced genomic scaffold, ASM280686v2 Cp4.1_scaffold000156, whole genome shotgun sequence, one region contains:
- the LOC111784148 gene encoding uncharacterized protein LOC111784148 — MAVKQSSATQLEPWNSLHGKVVMVTGASSGLGREFCLDLAKAGCKIIAAARRIDRLQSLCDEINRFGVSSSSSVVAVDGPRAVAVELDVSSDGKSIEKSVRNAWDSFGFIDALVNNAGFRGTVNTCLELSEEEWDQVIRTNLKGSWLVPKYVCRLMRDSKRGGSVVSISSISGIQRGQLPGGLAYAASKAGINSLTKVMAIELGPHNIRVNSIAPGLFKSEITESLMQKDWLNTVAFKTSPLRTFGTTNPALTTLVRYLVDDSSKYVSGNIYIVDAGVTLPGFPIFSSL, encoded by the exons ATGGCGGTTAAGCAATCTTCTGCTACTCAGCTTGAGCCTTGGAACAGCCTGCACGGCAAAGTGGTGATGGTCACCGGAGCCTCGTCGGGGCTTGGCCGTGAGTTTTGTCTAGATCTTGCTAAAGCTGGTTGCAAAATCATCGCCGCTGCACGGAGAATCGATAGACTCCAATCTCTCTGCGACGAAATTAATCGGTTCGGTGTCTCCTCATCTTCCTCCGTTGTGGCGGTGGACGGCCCTAGAGCAGTGGCTGTGGAGCTCGATGTTAGCAGCGATGGAAAGAGCATCGAGAAATCCGTCAGAAATGCTTGGGATTCGTTCGGCTTCATCGATGCGTTGGTGAACAATGCCGGTTTTAGAG GCACTGTGAACACTTGTCTAGAACTGTCTGAAGAGGAATGGGATCAAGTGATAAGAACCAATCTTAAAGGGTCTTGGTTGGTACCAAAGTATGTGTGCAGACTCATGCGTGACTCCAAACGAGGTGGATCTGTTGTCagtatttcttcaatttcaggCATTCAAAGAGGGCAACTTCCTGGTGGCCTTGCCTATGCTGCTTCAAAAGCAGGCATAAATAGTTTGACAAAG GTAATGGCTATTGAATTAGGGCCACACAACATCAGAGTAAATTCTATAGCGCCTGGACTTTTTAAATCCGAGATAACAGAGAGTCTCATGCAGAAAGATTGGCTGAACACTGTAGCCTTCAAAACTAGCCCTTTAAGGACATTTGGGACTACTAATCCAGCATTAACAACACTCGTTCGATATTTGGTGGACGACTCTTCTAAATACGTCTCAGGCAACATTTACATCGTTGATGCCGGAGTTACATTACCTGGTTTCCCAATTTTCTCATCTCTTTGA
- the LOC111784149 gene encoding uncharacterized protein LOC111784149, which translates to MRDSKRGGSVVSISSISGIQRGQLPGGLAYAASKAGINSLTKVMAIELGPHNIRVNSIAPGLFKSEITESLMQKDWLNTVAFKTSPLRTFGTTNPALTTLVRYLVDDSSKYVSGNIYIVDAGVTLPGFPIFSSL; encoded by the exons ATGCGTGACTCCAAACGAGGTGGATCTGTTGTCagtatttcttcaatttcaggCATTCAAAGAGGGCAACTTCCTGGTGGCCTTGCCTATGCTGCTTCAAAAGCAGGCATAAATAGTTTGACAAAG GTAATGGCTATTGAATTAGGGCCACACAACATCAGAGTAAATTCTATAGCGCCTGGACTTTTTAAATCCGAGATAACAGAGAGTCTCATGCAGAAAGATTGGCTGAACACTGTAGCCTTCAAAACTAGCCCTTTAAGGACATTTGGGACTACTAATCCAGCATTAACAACACTCGTTCGATATTTGGTGGACGACTCTTCTAAATACGTCTCAGGCAACATTTACATCGTTGATGCCGGAGTTACATTACCTGGTTTCCCAATTTTCTCATCTCTTTGA